The window ATAATAATAATGCCATACCAATCAAGCCCCAGAAGCGAACATTTTTAGAAAGCGAGAAAATTTTGTCGGACGATAAACCACCATAATCTGCTTTATAAACATTGGTTAATGTTTCAGCCTTCTTTTGTACTTGCTTTACTGCTTCAGGTGTTTTCGCACTGACAATAAAAACATCATATAAAGGATTTTCATCACCCTTAAAAATTTCAAAAGAGTCACCCATGGTTTCAACTAATTTTTCATATTGTTCTTCTGAACTTGAAAATTTAACATTCGTTACACCAGGAAGTGTCTGTAATTCTTTTTCTAGTTTATCCAACCCTTTATCTTCTGTTCCCAATTCAACAAAGACCGAGACATCTACTGCTTTTTCGATATCTTGCGCTAGTTTGGAAACATTCAAAATAACGGATAAAAAGATTCCTACTAATACTAAAGTAACCGTCACTGCACTTACAGATGCTAGTGTCATCCAACCGTTACGTTTTAAACTCTTAAAACTTTCGCCAATATGACGGAAAAAATTTCTAATCATCGTAGCCGTATTCTCCTTCCAATTGATCTCGGATAATTCGACCATTTTCAATCGCAATAACGCGATGAGTAATCGTGTTTACAATGTTACTATTGTGTGTTGCCATGACAACAGTTGTTCCTTGGATATTAATCTTTTCAAGTAAATTCATGATTTCCCATGAATTTTCAGGATCTAAGTTACCTGTTGGTTCATCTGCTATTAACAATTTTGGTGTATTCACAATGGCTCTAGCAATTGCCACACGTTGTTGTTCTCCACCAGAAAGCTCATTGGGGAAAACACGTACTTTATGTCTTAATCCTACTAAATCTAATACTTCCATTACACGACGTTTAATTTCACGAGGCTTCTTACCAATAACCTGCATTGCATACGCTACGTTCTCGTAAACCGTTTTTTGGTGTAATAGTTTATAATCCTGGAAGACAATGCCGATTTCACGACGCAATAAAGGCACATTACGATTTTTTATTTTCATTAAATCATAACCAACGACATTTAATTGTCCTTTGGTTGCTTTTTCTTCACGATACATTAACTTAATAAATGTGGATTTACCAGCCCCACTTGGACCTACAACATAAACAAACTCCCCTTGATCAATTTTAATTGACAGGTTACGAACAGCGGTGGTCCCGTTTGAATACTTTTTGGTCACTTCTTTCATCTCAATCATGTAGTATACTCCTATCTATAAAAACTAAACGACTTTACTCATTATAGCATTACCATATTGTAATACTTTAATATTTTGATTACAATTACATTTCAGTTTCACTAATTTGCAAGACTAGAACGTAAATACGCATCAATAAAGCCGTCTAAATCTCCATCCATAACGGGTTGAACATTACCAACTTCATAATCCGTTCTGTGATCTTTAATCATCGAATACGGATGGAAAACATACGAACGAATTTGAGAACCCCATCCGATTTCTTTTGTTTCCCCTCTTATTTCAGCTTCTTCTTGTGCTTTTTTCTCTAATTCTAATTGATATAATTTAGCTTTTAACATTCCCATTGCTTGCTCACGGTTTTTTAACTGTGAACGTTGTGCTTGACTTGCAACCACCACACCCGTAGGTAAATGGGTAATACGAACGGCAGATTCCGTTTTATTGATATGTTGCCCACCTGCGCCACTAGCACGATACGTATCTATCTTTAAATCATCCGTGTTAATATCAATTTCAATTTCATCATTTAGTTCCGGCATGACATCAATAGAACAAAATGAAGTATGACGACGTGCATTAGAATCAAATGGAGAAATTCTGACCAAACGATGAACACCCATTTCAGCTTTTAAATAACCATAGGCATTCAATCCGCTAATTAATAAGGTCACACTCTTAATACCCGCCTCATCTCCAGCTTGATAATCTAAGTATTCCACTTTATAGTCGTGCTGAGTTGCCCATCGTGTATACATACGCAAAAGCATTTCGCCCCAATCTTGAGATTCTGTTCCACCTGCTCCAGGATGGATTTCTAAGATGGCATTATTCTTATCGTATGGGCCATCTAGTAATTGAGCTAATTCATAGGCGGCTAATTTTTGTTTATAGGTGGCTAGACTTTCGATTAATTCTGTTTTTATTTCTTCATCCGGCTCTTCTTGAATCATTTCTAACATCATCATCAATTCATCTTGTTCTTCTGAAAGTGACATAAATTTTTGATACTTATCTTTTAATTCGTTAGACGCGTTAATCACTTTTTGAGCCGCCTGATTATCATCCCAGAAAGTTGGTTGCCCCATTTGATAATCAAAATCAGCAATCATTTCTTCAAGTTGATCTAAGTCAAAGAGACCCCCTAAAATCGGCTATTTTTTTACCAGTTGCTTGTAGTTCATTTTTTAAATCTGAAAGTTCCATTCCAAATCGTCTCCTTACATAATAAATACGGCAAAGAATATTCTTCGCCGCATTTAACGTTATTAATTAGTCTGTCAAACCATGACAGTTTTTATATTTTTTCCCACTTCCACAAGGACAAAGATCGTTACGACCAATTTTTTCAGATGTAACTGGCTGACGTTTTTGTTCGCCACCTTGAACACGTCCTTGTTCAGGAGTTACTTCAACAGGTCGTTGTGCTGTGTTTTCACGTTGAACATTTTGGCGAATTTGAGCTTTCATGTAGATACGTGTTACATCATATTCAATTGCTCCCACCATGTTATTAAACATCATGTAACCTTCTTGTTGATAATCAACTAATGGATTATTTTGACCGTACGCACGTAAGCCAATCGACTCACGTAATTGATCCATGGCATCAATATGGTCCGTCCATTTTTGGTCGACCACTTTAAGAATAACTACTTTTTGGAATTCTAATAATTGATCAGGTCCGTTTAGCTGTTGAGATTTTTCTTCAAAGATTTCTTTAGCTTTACCAAACAAGAAGTCTTTCATTTCAGCTGGTGTTTTAGCTTCAATATCACTCATTTGAATAGAATCTTCTGGTACCAAGCATGCTTTTGCAAAATCTAAGATTCCTTGTAAGTTCCAGTCCGCTTTATTTTCAGCCGTCGTATGATCGGTTACAACTCTATCAATTGTTCGTTCAATCATGCCTAAAACGATGACGCTTAATTCTTTATCTTCTGTGATGATTTGATGACGTTGTTTATAGATAACTTCACGTTGTTCACGCATGACGTCATCATATTGTAAAATATTTTTACGTGTATCATAGTTGTTACCTTCGACACGTTTTTGAGCTCCCTCAACTTGTTTTGATAACATACCGCTTTGAATTACTGCGTCCTCACCTTCAATTTTGAAACGATCTAGCATAATTTTCACACGATCAGATCCGAAACGACGCATTAAATCATCTTCTAGTGATAGGTAGAATTGAGACACACCTGGATCTCCTTGACGACCCGAACGACCACGTAACTGATTATCAATACGACGTGATTCATGTCGTTCTGTTCCGATTACTGCTAGTCCACCTAATTCTTTAACACCAAAACCTAATTTAATATCTGTCCCACGACCAGCCATGTTTGTTGCTATTGTAACAGCACCTTTTTGGCCAGCGTTTAAAATAATTTCTGCTTCTTTAAAGTGGTTTTTTGCATTTAACACTTCATGCGGTACATTTTCTTTTTCTAATAAGCGTGAAATATATTCAGATGTTTCCACGGCCACTGTACCAACTAATACAGGTTGTCCTTTGCGATGACGTTCTTTAATATCTTTTACCACAGCTTGGAATTTACTTTCAAGCGTTGGATATAATAAATCTGGGCGATCATCACGAGCAATTACACGGTTCGTTGGAATTTGAATCACTTGCATGTTATAGATTTCACGGAATTCTTCTTCTTCAGTCTTAGCGGTCCCTGTCATTCCTGCTAATTTTTTGTACATACGGAAGAAGTTCTGATACGTGATATTAGCCATAGTTTTTGTTTCATCTTCGATTTCAACGCCTTCTTTGGCTTCGATTGCTTGATGTAAGCCATCTGAATAACGACGACCATCCATGATACGACCAGTAAATTGGTCAACAATCATGACTTTACCTTCTTGAACCACGTAGTCAATATCACTTAACATAATATAGTTTGCTCGTAGCGCGTTATCTAAATGATGCGTTAACGCTGTATTATCAATATCATATAAGTTTTCTAAACCAAAGTTCTCTTCGGCTTTAGAAATTCCTTCATCGGTAAACGCAATCGTTTTTGATTGCACATCGATTTTATAGTCTTCTTCGGCTTTCAAACGTTTAACAAAGTTATCTGCTCGAGTGTATAACGCAGTAGATTTCTCTGCTTGACCTGAGATAATTAAAGGTGTACGAGCTTCATCAATTAAAATTGAGTCAACCTCATCGACAATCGCATAATTTAACGGACGTTGGACCATTTGTTCACGGTAAACCACCATGTTATCTCTTAAATAGTCAAACCCTAACTCACTGTTTGTACTATAAGTAATATCACAAGCATAAGCTAAACGTTTTTCTTCAGAAGTTTTTGAGTTCAAATTCAACCCAACTGTTAATCCCAAGAAATTGTATAACTCACCCATTTCACTGGCATCACGTGTTGATAAATATTCATTAACCGTCACAACGTGTACGCCTTCACCTGTTAAAGCATTCAAGTAAACAGGCA is drawn from Vagococcus xieshaowenii and contains these coding sequences:
- the ftsX gene encoding permease-like cell division protein FtsX, translating into MIRNFFRHIGESFKSLKRNGWMTLASVSAVTVTLVLVGIFLSVILNVSKLAQDIEKAVDVSVFVELGTEDKGLDKLEKELQTLPGVTNVKFSSSEEQYEKLVETMGDSFEIFKGDENPLYDVFIVSAKTPEAVKQVQKKAETLTNVYKADYGGLSSDKIFSLSKNVRFWGLIGMALLLFVAIFLISNTIRITIISRKREIQIMRLVGAKNAYIRWPFFLEGAWIGILGSIVPILTVLFGYRKSYQVIMKTFMATGNYSLIHPDELTMWLASLVLIIGVVIGSIGSIFSMRRFLKI
- the ftsE gene encoding cell division ATP-binding protein FtsE — translated: MIEMKEVTKKYSNGTTAVRNLSIKIDQGEFVYVVGPSGAGKSTFIKLMYREEKATKGQLNVVGYDLMKIKNRNVPLLRREIGIVFQDYKLLHQKTVYENVAYAMQVIGKKPREIKRRVMEVLDLVGLRHKVRVFPNELSGGEQQRVAIARAIVNTPKLLIADEPTGNLDPENSWEIMNLLEKINIQGTTVVMATHNSNIVNTITHRVIAIENGRIIRDQLEGEYGYDD
- the prfB gene encoding peptide chain release factor 2 (programmed frameshift) — encoded protein: MELSDLKNELQATGKKIADFRGSLDLDQLEEMIADFDYQMGQPTFWDDNQAAQKVINASNELKDKYQKFMSLSEEQDELMMMLEMIQEEPDEEIKTELIESLATYKQKLAAYELAQLLDGPYDKNNAILEIHPGAGGTESQDWGEMLLRMYTRWATQHDYKVEYLDYQAGDEAGIKSVTLLISGLNAYGYLKAEMGVHRLVRISPFDSNARRHTSFCSIDVMPELNDEIEIDINTDDLKIDTYRASGAGGQHINKTESAVRITHLPTGVVVASQAQRSQLKNREQAMGMLKAKLYQLELEKKAQEEAEIRGETKEIGWGSQIRSYVFHPYSMIKDHRTDYEVGNVQPVMDGDLDGFIDAYLRSSLAN